A section of the Oryza sativa Japonica Group chromosome 1, ASM3414082v1 genome encodes:
- the LOC4324364 gene encoding probable sucrose-phosphate synthase 1 — protein MAGNEWINGYLEAILDSGGAAGGGGGGGGGGGGGGGGGGGGGGGGVDPRSPAAGAASPRGPHMNFNPTHYFVEEVVKGVDESDLHRTWIKVVATRNARERSTRLENMCWRIWHLARKKKQLELEGILRISARRKEQEQVRRETSEDLAEDLFEGEKADTVGELAQQDTPMKKKFQRNFSELTVSWSDENKEKKLYIVLISLHGLVRGDNMELGRDSDTGGQVKYVVELARALAMMPGVYRVDLFTRQVSSPEVDWSYGEPTEMLTSGSTDGEGSGESAGAYIVRIPCGPRDKYLRKEALWPYLQEFVDGALAHILNMSKALGEQVSNGKLVLPYVIHGHYADAGDVAALLSGALNVPMVLTGHSLGRNKLEQIMKQGRMSKEEIDSTYKIMRRIEGEELALDAAELVITSTRQEIDEQWGLYDGFDVKLEKVLRARARRGVSCHGRFMPRMVVIPPGMDFSSVVVPEDTSDGDDGKDFEIASPRSLPPIWAEVMRFLTNPHKPMILALSRPDPKKNITTLVKAFGECRPLRELANLILIMGNRDDIDEMSAGNASVLTTVLKLIDKYDLYGSVAFPKHHKQSDVPEIYRLTGKMKGVFINPALVEPFGLTLIEAAAHGLPIVATKNGGPVDIKNALNNGLLVDPHDQHAIADALLKLVADKNLWQECRKNGLRNIQLYSWPEHCRTYLTRIAGCRIRNPRWLMDTPADAAAEEEEALEDSLMDVQDLSLRLSIDGERGSSMNDAPSSDPQDSVQRIMNKIKRSSPADTDGAKIPAEAAATATSGAMNKYPLLRRRRRLFVIAVDCYGDDGSASKRMLQVIQEVFRAVRSDSQMSRISGFALSTAMPLPETLKLLQLGKIPPTDFDALICGSGSEVYYPSTAQCVDAGGRLRPDQDYLLHINHRWSHDGAKQTIAKLAHDGSGTNVEPDVESCNPHCVSFFIKDPNKVRTIDEMRERVRMRGLRCHLMYCRNATRLQVVPLLASRSQALRYLFVRWGLSVGNMYLIVGEHGDTDHEEMLSGLHKTVIIRGVTEKGSEQLVRSSGSYQREDVVPSESPLIAFTKGDLKADEIMRALKEVTKAASGM, from the exons ATGGCGGGGAACGAGTGGATCAATGGCTACCTGGAGGCGATACtggacagcggcggcgcggcggggggaggtggaggcggcggaggaggtggtggtggaggtggaggtggcggtggaggtggagggggagggggagtcgacccgaggtcgccggcggcgggggcggcgagcCCGCGTGGCCCGCACATGAACTTCAATCCGACGCACTACTtcgtggaggaggtggtgaagGGCGTCGACGAGAGCGACCTCCACCGGACGTGGATCAAGGTCGTCGCCACCCGCAACGCCCGCGAGCGGAGCACCCGCCTCGAGAACATGTGCTGGCGCATCTGGCACCTCGCGAGAAAGAAGAAGCAG CTGGAGCTTGAGGGAATCCTGAGGATTTCTGCACGGAGGAAGGAGCAGGAGCAGGTGCGCCGCGAGACTTCGGAGGACCTTGCAGAGGATCTGTTTGAAGGCGAGAAGGCGGACACCGTCGGTGAATTGGCACAGCAAGACACTCCCATGAAGAAGAAGTTCCAGAGGAACTTCTCAGAGCTCACCGTCAGCTGGTCCGACGAGAACAAGGAGAAAAAGCTGTACATTGTGCTCATCAG TCTTCATGGTCTAGTTCGTGGCGATAACATGGAACTTGGTCGGGATTCAGATACTGGAGGACAG GTGAAATATGTTGTTGAACTCGCAAGAGCACTTGCAATGATGCCTGGCGTGTACAGAGTGGATCTGTTTACTCGTCAAGTGTCATCTCCTGAAGTGGACTGGAGCTATGGGGAGCCTACTGAAATGTTAACCTCCGGTTCCACTGACGGAGAGGGAAGCGGTGAGAGTGCTGGTGCGTACATTGTGCGCATTCCGTGCGGTCCAAGGGACAAGTACCTCCGTAAAGAGGCCCTGTGGCCTTACCTCCAAGAGTTTGTCGACGGAGCTCTCGCGCATATCCTGAACATGTCCAAGGCTCTGGGGGAACAGGTTAGCAATGGGAAGCTGGTCTTGCCATATGTAATCCATGGCCACTATGCCGATGCTGGAGATGTCGCTGCTCTTCTTTCTGGTGCGCTGAATGTGCCGATGGTTCTCACCGGTCATTCACTTGGGAGGAACAAGCTGGAGCAGATCATGAAGCAAGGGCGCATGTCGAAGGAGGAGATTGACTCAACTTACAAGATCATGAGGCGCATTGAGGGTGAGGAGCTGGCCTTGGATGCAGCGGAGCTTGTCATAACGAGTACAAGGCAGGAGATTGATGAGCAATGGGGACTGTATGATGGCTTTGATGTCAAGCTAGAGAAAGTTTTGAGGGCTCGTGCGAGGCGCGGAGTTAGCTGCCACGGCCGTTTTATGCCTAGAATGGTG GTAATTCCTCCTGGGATGGATTTCAGCAGTGTTGTGGTTCCTGAAGATACCAGCGATGGAGATGATGGCAAAGACTTTGAGATTGCCTCGCCGAGGTCACTGCCCCCAATCTGGGCTGAG GTGATGCGGTTTTTGACCAATCCCCACAAGCCAATGATTCTGGCTCTGTCAagacctgatccaaagaagaaCATCACCACCCTTGTCAAAGCATTTGGAGAATGTCGCCCACTGAGGGAACTTGCAAACCTA ATTCTGATCATGGGGAACAGGGATGACATCGATGAGATGTCCGCTGGCAATGCAAGCGTCCTCACCACTGTCCTGAAGCTGATCGACAAGTATGATCTGTACGGAAGTGTTGCATTCCCCAAGCATCACAAGCAGTCAGACGTACCGGAGATTTATCGCCTCACAGGGAAGATGAAG GGCGTCTTCATCAATCCTGCTCTTGTTGAGCCTTTCGGTCTCACCCTGATCGAG GCTGCGGCTCACGGTCTCCCGATCGTCGCCACCAAGAACGGCGGTCCGGTTGACATTAAAAAT GCTCTGAACAATGGACTGCTGGTAGACCCGCATGACCAGCACGCCATTGCCGACGCGCTGCTGAAGCTGGTGGCGGACAAGAACCTGTGGCAGGAGTGCCGGAAGAACGGCCTGCGCAACATCCAGCTCTACTCGTGGCCGGAGCATTGCCGGACATACCTCACCAGGATAGCCGGATGCCGGATCAGGAACCCGCGCTGGCTGATGGACACGCCGGCGGAcgcggccgccgaggaggaggaagccctGGAGGACTCGCTCATGGACGTCCAGGACCTCTCGCTGCGCCTGTCCATCGACGGCGAGCGGGGGTCATCCATGAACGACGCGCCATCGTCGGACCCGCAGGACTCGGTGCAGAGGATCATGAACAAGATCAAGCGGTCGTCTCCCGCGGACACGGACGGCGCCAAGATTCCGGCCGaagcggccgccaccgccacctccggtGCCATGAACAAGTACCCGCTcctccgccgacgccgcagGCTGTTCGTCATAGCCGTGGACTGCTACGGCGACGATGGCAGCGCCAGCAAGAGGATGCTGCAGGTGATCCAGGAGGTGTTCAGGGCTGTCCGGTCGGACTCCCAGATGTCCAGGATCTCCGGGTTCGCGCTGTCGACGGCGATGCCGCTGCCGGAGACGCTCAAGCTTCTGCAGCTGGGCAAGATCCCACCGACCGACTTCGACGCGCTCAtctgcggcagcggcagcgaggTGTACTACCCCAGCACGGCGCAGTGTGTGGACGCCGGGGGGAGGCTGCGCCCCGACCAGGACTACCTGCTGCACATCAACCACCGGTGGTCTCACGACGGCGCCAAGCAGACCATTGCCAAGCTCGCGCACGACGGATCCGGCACCAATGTCGAACCGGACGTGGAGTCCTGCAACCCCCACTGTGTCTCCTTCTTCATCAAAGACCCCAATAAG GTGAGGACGATCGATGAGATGCGGGAGAGGGTGAGGATGCGTGGCCTCCGATGCCATCTCATGTACTGCAGGAATGCAACAAGGCTTCAAGTTGTTCCTCTTCTAGCATCGAGGTCACAAGCACTCAG GTATCTTTTCGTACGCTGGGGCCTGTCTGTGGGAAACATGTATCTGATCGTCGGGGAGCACGGCGACACCGATCACGAGGAGATGCTGTCAGGGTTACACAAGACGGTGATCATCCGCGGCGTCACCGAGAAGGGCTCGGAGCAGCTGGTGAGGAGCTCAGGGAGTTACCAGAGGGAAGATGTTGTCCCATCCGAGAGCCCCTTGATTGCTTTCACAAAGGGTGATCTGAAGGCCGATGAGATCATGCGTGCTCTCAAGGAGGTCACCAAGGCTGCCAGTGGCATGTAA
- the LOC107275911 gene encoding protein DETOXIFICATION 42 isoform X2, with translation MARSSSAPESMEADHQLTATVTAAASGDMPVTEQQQQKQMVAVAAPPATENADAAGGGGGDNGDHLPPTATSLLGGARRTGLHLFVLNARSALRLDELGAEVLRIAVPASLALTADPLASLIDTAFIGRIGSVEIAAVGVAIAVFNQVMKVCIYPLVSVTTSFVAEEDAILSKGAAGADDDNDDGHDAKGHGASAAAVADPEKQQVVGVDSAETNGAEVSTAAVRTTDDKKAAAAGVGVGKCRRRFVPSVTSALIVGAFLGLLQAVFLVAAGKPLLRIMGVKPGSPMMIPALRYLVVRSLGAPAVLLSLAMQGVFRGFKDTKTPLYATVTGDLANIALDPILIFTCRFGVVGAAIAHVISQYLITLIMLCKLVRKVDVIPSSLKSLKFRRFLGCGFLLLARVVAVTFCVTLAASLAARHGATAMAAFQICAQVWLASSLLADGLAVAGQALLASAFAKKDHYKVAVTTARVLQLAVVLGVGLTAFLAAGMWFGAGVFTSDAAVISTIHRGVPFVAGTQTINTLAFVFDGVNFGASDYAFAAYSMVGVAAVTIPCLVLLSSHGGFVGIWIALAIYMSVRAFASTWRMGAARGPWKFLRK, from the exons ATGGCGAGGAGTTCATCAGCTCCCGAATCCATGGAGGCGGATCACCAGCTGACAGCGACAGTGACAGCTGCTGCTTCCGGCGACATGCCGGTgaccgagcagcagcagcagaaacagatggtggcggtggcggcgccaccGGCGACCGAGAATGCTgatgctgccggcggcggcggcggcgataatGGCGACCACTTGCCGCCGACGGCGACATCGTTGCTGGGCGGGGCGAGGAGGACGGGGCTGCATCTGTTCGTGCTGAACGCGAGGAGCGCGCTGAGGCTGGACGAGCTCGGCGCGGAGGTGCTGCGCATCGCCGTGCCGGCGTCGCTGGCGCTGACGGCCGACCCGCTGGCGTCGCTGATCGACACGGCGTTCATCGGCCGGATCGGGTCCGTGGAGATCGCCGCCGTGGGCGTCGCCATCGCGGTGTTCAACCAGGTCATGAAGGTGTGCATCTACCCGCTCGTCAGCGTCACCACCTCCTTCGTCGCCGAGGAGGACGCCATCCTCAGCAAgggcgccgccggagccgacgacgacaacgacgacggccACGACGCCAAAGGCCACGGTGCcagtgccgccgccgtcgcggatcCGGAGAAGCAGCAGGTGGTGGGTGTGGATTCAGCTGAAACCAATGGCGCCGAGgtctcgacggcggcggtgcgcacTACTGACGACaagaaggccgccgccgccggcgtcggcgtcggcaaaTGCAGGAGGAGATTCGTGCCGTCCGTGACGTCAGCGCTGATCGTAGGCGCGTTCCTCGGTCTGCTCCAGGCCGTATTCCTCGTTGCCGCCGGCAAGCCGCTGCTGCGCATCATGGGCGTCAAGCCg GGTTCACCAATGATGATCCCTGCACTGCGATACCTGGTAGTGAGATCTCTGGGTGCTCCGGCCGTGCTGCTGTCTCTGGCAATGCAAGGTGTTTTCAGAGGATTCAAGGACACCAAGACACCCTTATATGCAACTG TGACCGGCGACCTAGCGAACATCGCACTGGATCCGATCCTGATATTCACCTGCCGTTTTGGTGTGGTCGGTGCAGCCATTGCCCATGTCATTTCTCA GTACCTGATCACGCTGATAATGCTGTGCAAGCTCGTGAGGAAGGTCGATGTCATCCCGTCCAGTCTAAAATCACTCAAGTTTCGTCGTTTCCTCGGATGCG GGTTTCTGCTGCTGGCGAGGGTGGTGGCCGTAACGTTCTGCGTGACGCTGGCGGCGTCGCTCGCGGCGCGCCACGGCGCGACAGCCATGGCGGCGTTCCAGATCTGCGCCCAAGTCTGGCTCGCCTCATCGCTCCTCGCCGACGGCCTCGCTGTCGCCGGCCag GCCTTGCTTGCCAGCGCGTTTGCAAAGAAGGATCACTACAAGGTGGCGGTGACCACCGCCCGCGTGCTGCAGCTCGCCGTTGTCCTCGGCGTTGGGCTGAcggccttcctcgccgccggcatgTGGTTCGGCGCCGGCGTTTTCACCAGCGACGCCGCCGTCATCAGCACCATCCACAGAGGCGTTCCG TTCGTCGCCGGCACGCAGACGATAAACACGCTGGCCTTCGTCTTCGACGGCGTCAACTTCGGCGCCTCCGACTACGCCTTCGCTGCATACTCCATG GTCGGCGTAGCGGCGGTGACGATCCCGTGCTTGGTTCTTCTCTCGTCGCACGGCGGGTTCGTCGGGATCTGGATCGCCTTGGCCATCTACATGAGCGTCAGAGCATTTGCTAGCACCTGGAG GATGGGAGCAGCCAGGGGGCCGTGGAAGTTTCTTCGCAAATGA
- the LOC9270578 gene encoding uncharacterized protein, with protein sequence MRPRVKDQPAGVGGIRRSRAVHAEAVLPVRAHAHAGADVGADVGTDVGADARTSASAGASADVGTDVGTDAGASADSRTSASTSTSTSADAGADVGTDVSSDASASSSADSRTSASASTSTSADASADVRTDVSTDAGASASADSCASASASTSADARTSASTDVSTDANASSSADAGADASTNASADLRTNASTDLRTDASTSANADASTDLRTDASTSANADASTNLRTDASTDVRTNASACSNAGASTDLRTDASTDLRTYASADASTDAGASANADVSSDASADASASASTSASASTGAGAGAAVQAEAGLAGDADVGLDGRRVVAEQQKQRQHRHAQHRRPHLAGPRRHRRCFLLRRIGSFIELGLLLQS encoded by the coding sequence ATGCGGCCGCGTGTGAAGGATCAACCAGCCGGGGTTGGTGGTATCAGACGGTCACGCGCTGTTCATGCTGAAGCTGTTCTGCCTGTTCGCGCGCACGcccacgccggcgccgacgtTGGCGCCGACGTTGGCACCGACGTTGGCGCCGATGCCCGCACCAgcgccagcgccggcgccagcgccgACGTTGGCACCGACGTTGGCACCGATGCCGGCGCGAGCGCCGACTCCCGCACCAGcgccagcaccagcaccagcaccagcgccgacgccggcgccgacgtTGGCACCGACGTTAGCTCCGATGCCAGCGCGAGCTCCAGCGCCGACTCCCGCACCAGCGCCAGcgccagcaccagcaccagcgcCGACGCCAGCGCCGACGTTCGCACCGACGTTAGCACCGATGCCGGCGCGAGCGCCAGCGCCGACTCCtgcgccagcgccagcgccagcACCAGCGCCGACGCCCGTACCAGCGCCAGCACCGACGTTAGCACCGATGCCAACGCGAGCTCcagcgccgacgccggcgccgacgccagcACCAACGCCAGCGCCGACCTTCGCACCAACGCCAGCACCGACCTTCGCACCGACGCCAGCACCAGCGCCAACGCCGACGCCAGCACCGACCTTCGCACCGACGCCAGCACCAGCGCCAACGCCGACGCCAGCACCAACCTTCGCACCGACGCCAGCACCGACGTTCGCACCAACGCCAGCGCGTGCTCCAACGCCGGCGCCAGCACCGACCTTCGCACCGACGCCAGCACCGACCTTCGCACCTACGCCAGCGCCGACGCCAGCACCGACGCCGGCGCGAGCGCCAACGCCGACGTTAGCTCCGATGCCAGCGCCGacgccagcgccagcgccagcACCAGCGCCAGCGCgagcaccggcgccggcgccggcgccgccgttcaGGCTGAAGCTGGCCTGGCGGGTGACGCCGACGTTGGCCTCGATGGCCGCCGCGTGGTGGCcgagcagcagaagcagcgcCAGCACCGCCATGCCCAGCACCGTCGCCCGCACCTCGCCggacctcgccgccatcgccgctgctTCCTTCTTCGACGGATTGGCTCGTTTATTGAGCTTGGATTATTACTGCAATCTTGA
- the LOC107275911 gene encoding protein DETOXIFICATION 42 isoform X1 — translation MQIDELSNTCMARSSSAPESMEADHQLTATVTAAASGDMPVTEQQQQKQMVAVAAPPATENADAAGGGGGDNGDHLPPTATSLLGGARRTGLHLFVLNARSALRLDELGAEVLRIAVPASLALTADPLASLIDTAFIGRIGSVEIAAVGVAIAVFNQVMKVCIYPLVSVTTSFVAEEDAILSKGAAGADDDNDDGHDAKGHGASAAAVADPEKQQVVGVDSAETNGAEVSTAAVRTTDDKKAAAAGVGVGKCRRRFVPSVTSALIVGAFLGLLQAVFLVAAGKPLLRIMGVKPGSPMMIPALRYLVVRSLGAPAVLLSLAMQGVFRGFKDTKTPLYATVTGDLANIALDPILIFTCRFGVVGAAIAHVISQYLITLIMLCKLVRKVDVIPSSLKSLKFRRFLGCGFLLLARVVAVTFCVTLAASLAARHGATAMAAFQICAQVWLASSLLADGLAVAGQALLASAFAKKDHYKVAVTTARVLQLAVVLGVGLTAFLAAGMWFGAGVFTSDAAVISTIHRGVPFVAGTQTINTLAFVFDGVNFGASDYAFAAYSMVGVAAVTIPCLVLLSSHGGFVGIWIALAIYMSVRAFASTWRMGAARGPWKFLRK, via the exons ATGCAGATCGACGAGCTAAGCAACACCTGCATGGCGAGGAGTTCATCAGCTCCCGAATCCATGGAGGCGGATCACCAGCTGACAGCGACAGTGACAGCTGCTGCTTCCGGCGACATGCCGGTgaccgagcagcagcagcagaaacagatggtggcggtggcggcgccaccGGCGACCGAGAATGCTgatgctgccggcggcggcggcggcgataatGGCGACCACTTGCCGCCGACGGCGACATCGTTGCTGGGCGGGGCGAGGAGGACGGGGCTGCATCTGTTCGTGCTGAACGCGAGGAGCGCGCTGAGGCTGGACGAGCTCGGCGCGGAGGTGCTGCGCATCGCCGTGCCGGCGTCGCTGGCGCTGACGGCCGACCCGCTGGCGTCGCTGATCGACACGGCGTTCATCGGCCGGATCGGGTCCGTGGAGATCGCCGCCGTGGGCGTCGCCATCGCGGTGTTCAACCAGGTCATGAAGGTGTGCATCTACCCGCTCGTCAGCGTCACCACCTCCTTCGTCGCCGAGGAGGACGCCATCCTCAGCAAgggcgccgccggagccgacgacgacaacgacgacggccACGACGCCAAAGGCCACGGTGCcagtgccgccgccgtcgcggatcCGGAGAAGCAGCAGGTGGTGGGTGTGGATTCAGCTGAAACCAATGGCGCCGAGgtctcgacggcggcggtgcgcacTACTGACGACaagaaggccgccgccgccggcgtcggcgtcggcaaaTGCAGGAGGAGATTCGTGCCGTCCGTGACGTCAGCGCTGATCGTAGGCGCGTTCCTCGGTCTGCTCCAGGCCGTATTCCTCGTTGCCGCCGGCAAGCCGCTGCTGCGCATCATGGGCGTCAAGCCg GGTTCACCAATGATGATCCCTGCACTGCGATACCTGGTAGTGAGATCTCTGGGTGCTCCGGCCGTGCTGCTGTCTCTGGCAATGCAAGGTGTTTTCAGAGGATTCAAGGACACCAAGACACCCTTATATGCAACTG TGACCGGCGACCTAGCGAACATCGCACTGGATCCGATCCTGATATTCACCTGCCGTTTTGGTGTGGTCGGTGCAGCCATTGCCCATGTCATTTCTCA GTACCTGATCACGCTGATAATGCTGTGCAAGCTCGTGAGGAAGGTCGATGTCATCCCGTCCAGTCTAAAATCACTCAAGTTTCGTCGTTTCCTCGGATGCG GGTTTCTGCTGCTGGCGAGGGTGGTGGCCGTAACGTTCTGCGTGACGCTGGCGGCGTCGCTCGCGGCGCGCCACGGCGCGACAGCCATGGCGGCGTTCCAGATCTGCGCCCAAGTCTGGCTCGCCTCATCGCTCCTCGCCGACGGCCTCGCTGTCGCCGGCCag GCCTTGCTTGCCAGCGCGTTTGCAAAGAAGGATCACTACAAGGTGGCGGTGACCACCGCCCGCGTGCTGCAGCTCGCCGTTGTCCTCGGCGTTGGGCTGAcggccttcctcgccgccggcatgTGGTTCGGCGCCGGCGTTTTCACCAGCGACGCCGCCGTCATCAGCACCATCCACAGAGGCGTTCCG TTCGTCGCCGGCACGCAGACGATAAACACGCTGGCCTTCGTCTTCGACGGCGTCAACTTCGGCGCCTCCGACTACGCCTTCGCTGCATACTCCATG GTCGGCGTAGCGGCGGTGACGATCCCGTGCTTGGTTCTTCTCTCGTCGCACGGCGGGTTCGTCGGGATCTGGATCGCCTTGGCCATCTACATGAGCGTCAGAGCATTTGCTAGCACCTGGAG GATGGGAGCAGCCAGGGGGCCGTGGAAGTTTCTTCGCAAATGA
- the LOC4324361 gene encoding protein CPR-5, with translation MDAAAASSSSSSSATMAAAAASAAEASLSGSPASSRNARHRQRKGVRLRMLRRRGRQPVEAERAPGDGGGGAVQEDLALPLGMSFAAVLAQVINTKNISGQRLHPDFLSKICTSAVKESLTNIYGDSSNSFIKNFEKSFSSTFRTLHLVNEIPVNERSHIPECSFKHDDSVAVDSLSSSDLQNQTNRIEHDLVNTVESQLVLFASDNQQLTHLRHSRSSPEADNRILNAIDRSNELKEFEIGLTMRKLQLKQSQLALSSHSHMLEKIKLSFGFQKASFKGEKFKTRMQETRDAEILRTLIDFLVSAVIVMSACFGYGTYIYSYQRITDVTSACSATSKGSKSWWMPNSVSNFSSGFLFLRCHVIAVTRMCFGILMILAIAWLAFQRSSTTGSNMPITFNLILLGIICGFAGRFCTNTLGGDGNTWLMYWEVLCSIHLLGNLFPSLLYHVLHGPISVSHREQVVWLPYWVRRCLFYAAVGLILPALTGLLPFASLSDWKDHFVEEIKSIVIGDKIEA, from the exons atggacgccgcggcggcgtcctcctcctcctcctcgtcggcgacgatggcggcggcggcggcgtcggccgcgGAGGCGTCGTTGTCCGGCTCGCCTGCTTCTTCGAGGAACGCTCGCCATCGGCAGCGTAAGGGGGTCCGGCTCCGGATGCtgcgacggcgggggcggcagcCTGTGGAGGCCGAGCGCGCCCCGGGCGATGGGGGCGGTGGCGCCGTGCAGGAGGATCTCGCGCTGCCTCTCGGAATGTccttcgccgccgtcctcgcgcaG GTTATAAATACAAAGAATATTTCAGGACAAAGATTACATCCTGATTTCCTCTCCAAG ATCTGTACATCAGCAGTCAAGGAATCTCTGACAAAT ATATATGGTGACAGTTCCAACAGTTTCATCAAAAATTTCGAAAAATCTTTCAGCAGCACTTTTAGGACGCTTCATCTTGTTAATGAAATACCTGTGAATGAGAGAAGTCATATTCCTGAATGTTCTTTTAAACATGATGATTCTGTGGCTGTGGACAGCTTGAGCTCATCTGATTTGCAAAATCAGACAAACAGAATAGAGCATGACCTTGTGAACACAGTGGAAAGTCAACTAGTTCTCTTTGCCAGTGACAATCAGCAGTTAACGCATCTTCGGCATAGCAGATCCTCTCCTGAAGCTGATAATCGCATTCTTAATGCCATTGATCGCTCGAACGAACTCAAGGAATTTGAAATAGGGCTTACCATGAGAAAGTTGCAACTCAAACAGTCACAGTTAGCTCTTAGTTCCCATTCACACATGTTAGAGAAGATTAAGCTATCTTTCGGATTTCAGAAAGCTTCCTTCAAAGGAGAGAAATTCAAGACTCGCATGCAGGAGACAAGAGACGCAGAAATCCTTAGGACGCTAATAGATTTTCTTGTTAGTGCTGTGATAGTTATGTCAGCGTGCTTTGGATATGGAACTTATATTTATTCGTATCAAAGGATAACGGATGTTACGTCAGCTTGTTCTGCCACATCAAAG GGATCTAAGTCATGGTGGATGCCAAATTCAGTGTCGAACTTCAGTTCTGGGTTTCTTTTTCTCAGGTGTCATGTAATTGCCGTAACACGTATGTGCTTTGGCATACTAATGATCCTGGCAATTGCTTGGTTAGCATTTCAGCGTTCCTCAACTACTGGGTCAAATATGCCTATAACATTCAATCTCATTTTGCTGGGAATTATCTGCGGCTTTGCTGGAAGGTTTTGTACCAATACACTAGGTGGCGATGGAAACACTTGGCTCATGTACTGGGAGGTTCTTTGTTCTATCCACTTACTTGGAAATCTTTTTCCATCTCTTTTATACCACGTTCTACATGGACCTATTTCAGTATCTCACAGAGAGCAAGTTGTCTGGTTACCATACTGGGTTCGCCGGTGCTTGTTTTATGCTGCGGTGGGGCTTATTCTTCCAGCCTTGACTGGCTTGCTCCCGTTTGCCTCTCTTTCTGACTGGAAGGATCATTTTGTGGAAGAGATAAAATCCATTGTTATCGGTGACAAGATTGAAGCATGA
- the LOC136355511 gene encoding homeobox-leucine zipper protein HOX19-like, which yields MEEKEEMTMLSLGVGAASKHSISNRKFRLKEVTDHKFNLGDQDHNSGHVRKKLRLSEEQLTVLENMYEAGSNLDQALKQGLAEKLNIKPRQVEVWFQNRRARTKHKQIEEECKNRGGWRA from the exons AtggaagaaaaggaggaaatgACCATGCTTTCCCTTGGAGTTGGAGCTGCTAGCAAGCACTCAATATCCAACAGAAAATTCAGACTGAAAGAAGTGACAGATCACAAATTCAACCTTGGAGATCAAGATCATAACAGTGGCCATGTGAGGAAGAAGCTAAGGCTTAGCGAAGAACAATTGACTGTGCTGGAAAATATGTATGAAGCTGGCAGCAATCTCGACCAA GCACTAAAACAAGGGCTTGCGGAGAAGCTGAACATAAAACCACGCCAAGTTGAAGTCTGGTTTCAGAACAGAAGAGCCCG GACCAAACATAAGCAGATCGAAGAAGAATGCAAGAACCGAGGTGGTTGGAGGGCCTAA
- the LOC107280547 gene encoding uncharacterized protein codes for MPSPRRAVNLRWSSLETEVEAAIAVEGGCGVDLAMVGRALGLDPATVRLNGYFVSRGRGHVSSAVTWRALLDFFAARGLPTGDAPAAPVAVHGKPAPPPPPPPVSDCTINVCPKRKFGLVSDCTTEICPKRKFGLVSDFTTEVCPKRKFGLASDCTTEVCPKRKFGLVSDCTTEVCPKRKFGLYAGKSLKKSKNSEDGVLSRTGADILSDEITLGLKRRLKLDDANPAKKMKQIECNTETQQPVKFSCSFINGHGKRSRDEEMITSFSCKRVR; via the exons atgccgtcgccgcgccgggcCGTGAATCTCCGGTGGTCTTCGTTGGagacggaggtggaggcggcgatcgCGGTGGAGGGCGGGTGCGGGGTGGACCTCGCGATGGTCGGCCGGGCGCTGGGGCTGGACCCGGCCACCGTCCGCCTCAACGGCTACTTCGTCAGCCGCGGGCGCGGCCACGTCTCCTCCGCCGTCACGTGGCGCGCGCTCCTCGACTTCTTCGCCGCGCGCGGGCTGCCCACGGGCGACGCCCCCGCCGCGCCCGTCGCCGTCCACGGCAagcccgcgcctcctcctcctcctcccccggtGTCAG ATTGTACAATCAATGTTTGCCCAAAGCGGAAATTTGGGTTGGTTTCAGATTGTACAACCGAGATCTGTCCAAAGCGAAAATTTGGGTTGGTTTCAGATTTTACAACCGAGGTCTGCCCAAAGCGAAAATTCGGGTTGGCTTCAGATTGTACAACAGAGGTCTGCCCAAAGAGAAAATTTGGGTTGGTTTCAGATTGTACAACCGAGGTCTGCCCAAAGCGAAAATTTGGGTTGTATGCTGGAAAAAGTCTTAAGAAGAGCAAGAATTCCGAAGATGGAGTTCTGTCTAGAACTGGGGCTGATATACTTAGCGATGAAATCACCCTTGGTTTGAAGAGAAGACTAAAATTGGATGACGCCAATCCAGCTAAGAAGATGAAGCAAATAGAATGCAACACAG AAACACAGCAGCCGGTTAAGTTCTCCTGCAGCTTCATCAACGGGCACGGAAAGCGGTCACGGGACGAGGAGATGATTACCTCATTCTCATGCAAAAGAGTTAGATGA